A region of Theileria annulata chromosome 2, complete sequence, *** SEQUENCING IN PROGRESS *** DNA encodes the following proteins:
- a CDS encoding Tpr-related protein family member, putative (chr2.cand.424 - hypothetical protein) gives MVQSNIVPDGFKTKATKLGTTAGNQSKSEVASTQDTDLDKQNNAQSGLANKSGELAAKALALYDAAKTLETAATTDTALKPLKDTAGALKNAAGTSGGTSGLFKAAEELAKQAGSPAEDQANQVINAFEEVEKHYLALMKQAGDSKLTEHPEVIQVVKAYHLVKNTYYQMLIGYRIRYLIGNGSDGILQKASDLHTKASNLANAPGLSPQDDPQKDLKEQLKGLANELKNATDNNAGLQQALNQLKTAEGDTNIVENATKVIEKYKKVKEAYEKIKAKDSDYTKLAARVEYGPVTTAFNALDKKFEALKKSYENVLILRVQELSNLAQALSTKASDLKAVSGLTKEANALAEAASKDPSEGLAQKAKALVGAINGPGDTTSPATEVITAFDKVTKAYDDLANKNEYKQKLNSALAKQGQVLVGDELKVKEVGVAYANLKAVYDKILYFTKIKHYAKQMESKVQSITSPATAKEVKTVIAKLKSINSLLPADPKFTVQNDIESIKNAVYGAQFEEK, from the coding sequence ATGGTCCAAAGCAATATTGTTCCTGATGGATTCAAGACTAAGGCCACAAAACTTGGTACCACTGCTGGTAATCAATCTAAAAGTGAGGTTGCTTCAACTCAGGATACTGATCTCgataaacaaaataatgCTCAATCTGGACTCGCTAATAAATCCGGAGAACTAGCTGCTAAGGCCTTAGCACTTTACGATGCAGCCAAAACACTAGAAACAGCTGCTACGACTGACACTGCACTTAAACCACTTAAAGATACGGCCGGTGCTCTTAAGAATGCAGCCGGCACTTCTGGTGGTACTAGCGGTCTATTCAAGGCTGCAGAAGAACTAGCTAAACAAGCTGGTAGTCCTGCTGAAGATCAGGCCAACCAAGTCATAAATGCATTTGAAGAGGTTGAAAAACATTACTTAGCACTAATGAAACAAGCTGGTGATAGTAAACTAACCGAACATCCCGAGGTCATCCAGGTTGTCAAGGCCTACCACTTGGTTAAGAACACATATTACCAAATGCTAATAGGTTATAGGATTAGATACCTAATTGGCAATGGTAGTGATGGGATTCTACAAAAGGCCTCAGACCTACATACTAAAGCAAGTAACCTAGCCAATGCCCCTGGACTATCTCCTCAAGATGATCCCCAAAAAGACCTTAAAGAACAACTCAAAGGACTTGCCAACGAACTCAAGAATGCTACCGACAATAATGCTGGTCTCCAACAGGCCCTCAATCAACTCAAAACTGCCGAAGGTGATACTAATATTGTTGAAAACGCCACCAAAGTAATCGAGAAGTACAAAAAAGTCAAAGAAGCCTACGAAAAAATTAAGGCAAAAGACTCTGATTATACTAAGCTTGCTGCTAGAGTCGAATATGGCCCAGTTACAACTGCTTTCAATGCACTTGATAAAAAGTTCGAGGCTCTTAAGAAGTCCTATGAAAATGTCCTCATACTTAGGGTCCAAGAACTATCCAACCTGGCACAGGCACTTTCTACTAAAGCCAGTGACCTAAAGGCTGTTTCTGGACTTACTAAAGAAGCCAATGCTCTAGCTGAAGCAGCAAGTAAAGATCCTAGTGAAGGTCTTGCACAGAAAGCAAAGGCACTGGTAGGAGCTATCAATGGTCCTGGTGACACTACTTCACCGGCCACTGAGGTCATAACTGCGTTCGACAAGGTCACTAAAGCATACGATGATCTGgcaaataaaaatgaatacAAACAAAAACTAAATTCAGCACTAGCCAAACAAGGTCAAGTTCTAGTTGGTGATGAACTAAAGGTCAAAGAAGTTGGGGTTGCCTACGCCAATCTCAAGGCTGTATATGACAAAATACTATACTTTACCAAGATCAAACACTACGCAAAACAGATGGAATCTAAGGTACAATCAATAACCAGTCCGGCTACTGCCAAAGAAGTGAAAACCGTCATAGCTAAGTTAAAGAGTATCAACAGCTTACTACCTGCTGATCCTAAATTTACTGTCCAGAATGATATCGAGTCCATTAAAAATGCCGTTTATGGAGCTCAGTTTGAAGAAAAATAG
- a CDS encoding uncharacterized protein (PF01529 DHHC zinc finger domain;~Apicoplast targetting peptide predicted by the PlasmoAP tool;~Signal anchor predicted for TA15040 by SignalP 2.0 HMM (Signal peptide probabilty 0.003, signal anchor probability 0.601) with cleavage site probability 0.001 between residues 26 and 27;~2 probable transmembrane helices predicted for TA15040 by TMHMM2.0 at aa 78-100 and 120-142) yields the protein MVYNFVCVIFTFGGSDNVDILLEEIGEYKDYFEFCDKCNSSRPIGSHHCRRCKKCILKMDHHCVWITNCVGLCNQKYFIQFLVYMELMCIFNLLLIVGNIMDLLDKNDNLDSYIFKRDALYFIFINFLISVIFFLFVCIILIGQICSIIKGNSKIDELKKIKFKRITVKENLKIIFGNSFAQILLPVKNKMYKYNDELKFETIIDMINNKHLEITTP from the exons atggtatataattttgtttgtGTTATATTTACCTTTGGTGGCAGTGATAACGTGGACATATTAC TGGAAGAAATCGGAGAATACAAGGATTACTTTGAATTTTGCGACAAGTGTAATTCCTCAAGACCAATCGGATCACATCACTGCAGAAGATGCAAAAAATGCATCCTTAAAATGGACCATCACT GTGTTTGGATAACGAATTGCGTTGGATTATGTAAccaaaaatattttatacagTTTCTTgtg TATATGGAGCTGATgtgtatttttaatcttCTGTTAATAGTGGGTAACATAATGGACCTTTTAGATAAGAATGATAACCTTGATTCTTACATTTTCAAGAGAGATGCTTTATACTTTATCTTT attaATTTCCTTATTTCGGTTATATTTTTCCTGTTTGTGTGTATAATCTTGATTGGCCAGATTTGCTCGATAATAAAAGGAAATTCTAAAATTGATGAGttgaaaaaaatcaaattcaaaAGAATAACCGTGAAGGAAAAtttgaagataatttttGGAAATTCTTTTGCTCAAAT ACTACTCCctgtaaaaaataaaatgtataaatataatgatgAACTGAAGTTTGAGACGATAATCGACATGATAAACAATAAACACCTGGAAATCACAACACCATAA
- a CDS encoding uncharacterized protein (chr2.cand.423 - hypothetical protein), whose product MASSEINVNEVEGTHFTKEEVKNLINKFKNEQYHKNEQLSSLLKNMNDTIDRNSLYQIFKTGNRITFKEFEEFLTHLNLNQNKINTQELYHNLLQQYSLE is encoded by the exons atgGCTTCTTCTGAAATTAACGTAA ATGAAGTTGAAGGCACCCATTTCACTAAAGAAGAGGTTAAAAATCTAATTAATAAGTTTAAGAATGAACAATATCACAAAAACGAACAGCTTTCATCTCTTTTAAAG AATATGAATGATACCATTGATCGTAATTCACTCtatcaaatatttaaaactGGTAACAGAATAACTTTCAAGGAATTTGAAGAGTTTTTAACCCATTTGAACCTCAAccaaaataaaatcaacaCTCAAGAACTTTACCATAATTTACTTCAACAATACTCTTTAGAATAG